A genomic region of Rhodococcus pyridinivorans contains the following coding sequences:
- a CDS encoding HEAT repeat domain-containing protein → MRTHQDPSTRLVEALSTRLVEALSADDASVRLRAALESGTAPDPETVTALVDRCAVEPDFFVRDMLTWALCRLPAGVTVPRLLAELGSDVSQARSQALHTLSKIGDPVAWPKVSGMLHDEHDEVARSAWRAAVALVPPGSEGGLAAALGAELGRGDRDLQLSLGRALAALDEAAAPVLDTAMNSPDPRVRAHAEATERIRVDPDSAFVLSVESAKRVAALGADGIRE, encoded by the coding sequence ATGCGCACACATCAGGACCCGTCCACCCGCCTCGTCGAGGCCCTGTCCACCCGCCTCGTCGAGGCCCTGTCCGCCGACGACGCCTCCGTGCGTCTGCGCGCCGCACTCGAGTCGGGTACCGCACCCGATCCCGAAACGGTGACCGCTCTCGTCGACCGGTGCGCGGTGGAGCCGGACTTCTTCGTCCGCGACATGCTGACCTGGGCGCTGTGCCGTCTGCCGGCCGGGGTGACCGTGCCGCGTCTGCTCGCCGAGCTCGGTTCGGATGTCTCACAGGCACGCAGTCAGGCCCTGCACACGTTGTCGAAGATCGGCGATCCCGTCGCATGGCCGAAGGTTTCGGGGATGCTCCACGACGAGCACGACGAGGTGGCACGCAGCGCGTGGCGCGCGGCGGTCGCTCTCGTGCCACCGGGCTCGGAAGGCGGCCTCGCTGCGGCTCTCGGCGCCGAACTGGGCCGCGGCGACCGCGACCTACAACTGAGCCTCGGTCGCGCTCTCGCGGCACTCGACGAGGCCGCGGCGCCGGTCCTGGACACGGCGATGAACAGCCCCGACCCGCGCGTCCGCGCTCACGCGGAGGCCACCGAACGGATCCGCGTCGACCCCGACAGCGCGTTCGTCCTCTCTGTGGAGTCGGCGAAACGCGTCGCCGCACTCGGCGCCGACGGTATCCGGGAGTGA
- the qcrB gene encoding cytochrome bc1 complex cytochrome b subunit has product MSTATPSRAAQIGENLDSRYHLSAGIRRQINKVFPTHWSFLLGEIALYSFVILLISGIFLTLFFDPSMAHVIYEGVYTPLRGVGMSRAYETTLNLSFEVRGGLFVRQIHHWAALMFAASIVVHLLRVFFTGAFRRPREANWVIGSLLLILAMFEGFFGYSLPDDLLSGTGLRAAFSGITLSIPIIGSWMHWAIFGGDFPGELIIPRFYVLHVLLVPGIILALIAAHLALVWYQKHTQFPGPGRTEQNVVGVRILPVFAVKSGAFFAMTFAVLALMSGLLQINPVWNIGPYNPSQVSAGSQPDIYMMWTDGMARIWPAWELYLFGRYTIPQPFWIALIMGLVFVVLTVYPWIEKKFTKDDAHHNLLQRPRDVPVRTGIGFMALAFYAVATIMCVNDIIAYKFDISINATTWMGRIGLVLLPPLAYYIAYRFCLGLQRSDRQVLEHGIETGIVRRLPTGEYIEIHQPLGPVDEHGHPIPLEYQAAPVPKRMNKLGTAGKPGSGSWWSPDPADEAAALEAAHHEAELELRNTLREYQERVHGNGDGAAQLPDKSQH; this is encoded by the coding sequence GTGAGTACTGCAACCCCGTCCCGCGCCGCACAGATCGGCGAGAATCTCGATTCTCGCTACCACCTGTCCGCGGGCATCCGCCGCCAGATCAACAAGGTGTTCCCCACCCACTGGTCCTTCCTCCTGGGTGAGATCGCGCTCTACAGCTTCGTCATCCTGTTGATCTCGGGTATCTTCCTCACCCTGTTCTTCGACCCCTCGATGGCGCACGTCATCTACGAGGGCGTCTACACGCCGCTGCGCGGTGTGGGTATGTCCCGCGCCTACGAGACGACCCTGAACCTCTCCTTCGAGGTCCGCGGTGGTCTGTTCGTGCGACAGATCCACCACTGGGCAGCACTGATGTTCGCAGCGTCGATCGTCGTCCACCTGCTGCGCGTGTTCTTCACCGGTGCGTTCCGGCGTCCGCGTGAGGCCAACTGGGTGATCGGCTCGCTGCTGCTCATCCTGGCGATGTTCGAAGGCTTCTTCGGTTACTCCCTCCCCGACGACCTGCTCTCGGGCACCGGCCTCCGCGCCGCGTTCTCGGGCATCACGCTCTCGATCCCGATCATCGGTTCGTGGATGCACTGGGCGATCTTCGGTGGCGACTTCCCGGGTGAGCTGATCATCCCGCGCTTCTACGTCCTGCACGTGCTGCTCGTCCCGGGCATCATCCTGGCCCTGATCGCCGCGCACCTCGCGCTGGTCTGGTACCAGAAGCACACGCAGTTCCCCGGCCCCGGCCGCACGGAGCAGAACGTCGTCGGCGTTCGTATCCTCCCGGTCTTCGCCGTCAAGTCGGGTGCTTTCTTCGCGATGACCTTCGCGGTGCTCGCCCTGATGTCCGGCCTGCTGCAGATCAACCCGGTCTGGAACATCGGCCCGTACAACCCGTCGCAGGTGTCCGCCGGCTCGCAGCCCGACATCTACATGATGTGGACGGACGGCATGGCCCGTATCTGGCCCGCCTGGGAGCTGTACCTGTTCGGCCGGTACACGATCCCGCAGCCGTTCTGGATCGCGCTGATCATGGGCCTGGTGTTCGTCGTGCTCACGGTCTACCCGTGGATCGAGAAGAAGTTCACGAAGGACGACGCACACCACAACCTGCTGCAGCGTCCGCGCGACGTGCCGGTCCGCACCGGCATCGGGTTCATGGCCCTGGCGTTCTACGCCGTCGCCACGATCATGTGTGTCAACGACATCATCGCGTACAAGTTCGACATCTCGATCAACGCGACGACCTGGATGGGCCGCATCGGTCTCGTCCTGCTCCCGCCGCTCGCCTACTACATCGCGTACCGGTTCTGCCTGGGTCTGCAGCGCAGCGACCGTCAGGTGCTCGAGCACGGCATCGAGACGGGCATCGTCCGTCGCCTGCCGACCGGCGAGTACATCGAGATCCACCAGCCGCTCGGCCCGGTGGACGAGCACGGCCACCCGATCCCGCTGGAGTACCAGGCCGCCCCGGTTCCGAAGCGGATGAACAAGCTCGGCACCGCCGGCAAGCCCGGCTCCGGCAGCTGGTGGAGCCCGGACCCGGCCGACGAGGCCGCCGCTCTCGAGGCCGCCCACCACGAGGCCGAGCTCGAGCTGCGGAACACGCTCCGCGAGTACCAGGAGCGCGTCCACGGCAACGGAGACGGCGCAGCCCAGCTGCCCGACAAGTCGCAGCACTGA
- the qcrA gene encoding cytochrome bc1 complex Rieske iron-sulfur subunit has translation MSGGETPNKHTVEDLDRMSRDDLVTLGTNLDGVDVAFRKDRWPVEGTRAEKRAERNVAFWFALAGIAGVAFIAIYLFWPWEYQGIGDENYGWYSLYTPMLGLTLGLSILGIGVGAVQFTKKFIPEEVSIQDRHDGGSPEVDRKTIVAELSDSLETSTLPRRKLIKRTAIFGGGALGLGLIMPLGGLIKNPWAEGDQSSLWVSGWTPRYPGETIYLRRDTGRPQDIVLVRPEDLDAGGMETVFPFRESDRGDDHALLQSLRGIRNAVMLIRLRTEDTERVVKRKGQESFNYGDYFAYSKICTHLGCPTSLYEQQTHRILCPCHQSQFDALEYGKPIFGPAARALPQLPITVNEEGFLVANGDFIEALGPAFWERRP, from the coding sequence ATGAGTGGCGGCGAAACGCCGAACAAGCACACGGTCGAAGATCTCGACCGGATGAGCCGGGACGATCTCGTCACGCTCGGCACGAACCTCGACGGCGTCGACGTCGCGTTCCGCAAGGATCGCTGGCCCGTCGAAGGCACGCGTGCCGAGAAGCGGGCCGAGCGCAACGTCGCTTTCTGGTTCGCCCTCGCGGGCATCGCGGGTGTCGCGTTCATCGCGATCTACCTGTTCTGGCCATGGGAGTACCAGGGCATCGGCGACGAGAACTACGGCTGGTACAGCCTCTACACCCCGATGCTCGGACTGACCCTGGGTCTGTCCATCCTCGGCATCGGCGTGGGCGCGGTGCAGTTCACCAAGAAGTTCATCCCCGAGGAGGTGTCGATCCAGGATCGGCACGACGGCGGCTCGCCCGAGGTCGATCGCAAGACGATCGTCGCCGAGCTCTCCGACTCGCTCGAGACGTCCACCCTGCCGCGCCGTAAGCTGATCAAGCGCACCGCGATCTTCGGTGGTGGCGCGCTCGGCCTCGGTCTGATCATGCCGCTCGGCGGCCTGATCAAGAATCCGTGGGCCGAGGGTGACCAGTCGTCGCTGTGGGTGTCGGGCTGGACTCCGCGCTACCCCGGCGAGACCATCTACCTGCGTCGCGACACCGGCCGCCCCCAGGACATCGTCCTGGTGCGCCCGGAGGACCTCGACGCCGGCGGTATGGAGACGGTGTTCCCGTTCCGCGAGTCCGATCGCGGTGACGACCACGCTCTGCTGCAGAGCCTGCGCGGCATCCGCAACGCCGTCATGCTCATCCGCCTGCGCACCGAGGACACCGAGCGTGTCGTCAAGCGCAAGGGCCAGGAGAGCTTCAACTACGGCGACTACTTCGCGTACTCGAAGATCTGCACGCACCTCGGCTGCCCGACCTCGCTCTACGAGCAGCAGACGCACCGCATCCTGTGCCCGTGCCACCAGTCGCAGTTCGATGCGCTGGAGTACGGCAAGCCGATTTTCGGTCCCGCTGCTCGCGCACTGCCGCAGCTTCCGATTACAGTGAACGAAGAGGGCTTCCTGGTCGCCAACGGTGACTTCATCGAGGCACTCGGCCCGGCATTCTGGGAGCGTCGCCCGTGA
- the qcrC gene encoding cytochrome bc1 complex diheme cytochrome c subunit: MPGRSSAADAAKSRRQRKMRRRVTGALVLALGLLSAGFIASALTPAPQVATAQDDQSALIREGQQLYETSCVTCHGVNLQGVQDRGPSLIGVGEAAVYFQVSSGRMPMMRNEAQALRKDPKFDAAQTDALGAYIQANGGGPTVIRDENGEIAQSSLRGNDIGRGSELFRQNCASCHNFTGRGGALSSGKFAPNLDPANEQQIYTAMLTGPQNMPKFSDRQLTVEEKKDIIAYIKSASETRDPGGYGLGGFGPGAEGPTMWVVGMVAVVGAALWIGARS; the protein is encoded by the coding sequence ATGCCCGGTCGATCCTCTGCAGCCGATGCTGCGAAGTCCCGCCGCCAGCGCAAGATGCGCCGGCGCGTCACCGGAGCGTTGGTCCTTGCGCTCGGTCTCCTCAGCGCAGGCTTCATCGCCTCCGCGCTGACACCTGCCCCGCAGGTGGCTACAGCGCAGGACGACCAGAGCGCTCTGATCCGCGAGGGTCAGCAGCTCTACGAGACCTCCTGCGTGACCTGCCACGGTGTCAATCTTCAGGGCGTCCAGGACCGCGGTCCCAGCCTCATCGGTGTCGGCGAGGCCGCCGTCTACTTCCAGGTCTCCTCGGGCCGCATGCCGATGATGCGCAACGAGGCCCAGGCCCTCCGCAAGGACCCGAAGTTCGACGCTGCGCAGACCGACGCGCTCGGCGCGTACATCCAGGCCAACGGTGGAGGCCCGACGGTCATCCGCGACGAGAACGGCGAGATCGCCCAGTCGTCACTGCGCGGCAACGACATCGGACGCGGTTCGGAGCTCTTCCGCCAGAACTGCGCGTCCTGCCACAACTTCACCGGACGCGGCGGCGCGCTCTCGTCCGGCAAGTTCGCACCGAACCTGGATCCGGCCAACGAGCAGCAGATCTACACCGCGATGCTCACCGGCCCCCAGAACATGCCGAAGTTCTCCGATCGTCAGCTGACGGTCGAGGAGAAGAAGGACATCATCGCGTACATCAAGTCCGCCAGTGAGACGAGAGACCCGGGTGGCTACGGGCTCGGCGGCTTCGGCCCCGGTGCCGAAGGGCCGACCATGTGGGTCGTCGGCATGGTCGCCGTCGTCGGCGCTGCACTGTGGATCGGAGCAAGGTCATGA
- the ctaE gene encoding aa3-type cytochrome oxidase subunit III yields the protein MTSAVGTSGSAITQRVHSLNRPNLVSVGTIVWLSSELMFFAGLFAMYFVARAQAPEGMWPPPPTHLNLWLAVPITMVLIASSFTCQLGVFAAERGDVFGLRRWYIITLGMGTFFVLGQGYEYITLVKDGTTIPGSVYGSVFYMTTGFHGLHVIGGLIAFVFLLFRTKVSKFTPAQATAAIVVSYYWHFVDIVWIALFATIYFIR from the coding sequence GTGACGAGCGCAGTAGGGACTTCAGGATCTGCAATCACACAGCGCGTGCACTCGTTGAACCGGCCCAACCTGGTCAGCGTCGGCACCATCGTGTGGTTGTCCAGTGAGCTCATGTTTTTCGCAGGGCTCTTCGCCATGTACTTCGTGGCACGGGCACAGGCCCCGGAGGGCATGTGGCCGCCCCCGCCCACCCACTTGAACCTGTGGTTGGCGGTACCGATCACCATGGTGCTGATCGCTTCTTCCTTCACCTGCCAGCTGGGCGTCTTCGCCGCCGAGCGCGGCGACGTCTTCGGCCTGCGACGGTGGTACATCATCACCCTCGGCATGGGCACCTTCTTCGTGCTCGGTCAGGGCTACGAGTACATCACCCTGGTGAAGGACGGCACGACCATCCCCGGCAGCGTGTACGGCTCGGTGTTCTACATGACCACCGGTTTCCACGGCCTGCACGTCATCGGCGGCCTCATCGCATTCGTGTTCCTGCTGTTCCGCACGAAGGTCAGCAAGTTCACGCCTGCACAGGCCACTGCGGCCATCGTCGTTTCGTATTACTGGCACTTCGTCGACATCGTTTGGATCGCGCTGTTTGCCACGATTTATTTCATCCGTTAG